One window from the genome of Alkalihalobacillus sp. LMS6 encodes:
- a CDS encoding cytochrome c biogenesis protein ResB, whose translation MKEEHVTCECGHVNKKGTDMCAACGKPLTEEAKTEGVNMRYEGAAIRSKKQKRTVLDRIWAFFSSVKVGIWLIVILLVASAVGTLFPQENLRPGLEEAATFYEREYGSLGLLYYNLGLNELYSSWWYITLIIMLAVSIIVASFDRGIPLYKALKAQRVTRHPHFMTRQRLFATTETTQAASADLEKVKQNLIKKRYKVREENGNLLAEKNRFARWGPYVNHVGLILFLAGCLMRYLPGMYVDATMWVREGERAPVPEASEYLVENRGFSISYYDEEDERFQESFEQGNSIVTESFETDAVLYKRSGILGDDSIEQVKEKNILVNDPLQFDSFSLYQTDYRENELHEMTFTLEHKESAETFGELTINLINPEADYDLGDGYAVRLVNYFPNFYMNSNNEPSTLNNIPDNPYFIFEMTTPETPEGETSVVGIQQNLEPLEDNEYKMTFVDVDLANVSILTVRKDETLPLLIAGGSIFIIGLVQGSYWAHRRIWIQQTNDKIWVAGHTNRNWMSFQKEMNESLQDTNVNTPIDQEEQKDSESSNEDSGKRGDKHA comes from the coding sequence ATGAAAGAAGAGCACGTGACGTGTGAATGTGGTCATGTCAATAAAAAAGGAACGGACATGTGCGCGGCATGTGGAAAGCCTCTAACGGAAGAGGCAAAAACCGAAGGCGTCAATATGCGTTATGAGGGAGCCGCGATTCGTTCAAAGAAGCAAAAGCGCACAGTATTAGATCGAATTTGGGCATTTTTTTCATCGGTAAAAGTTGGCATTTGGCTGATTGTCATTTTGTTAGTTGCGTCGGCGGTTGGTACGTTATTTCCACAAGAAAACCTACGTCCTGGTCTTGAAGAAGCAGCAACGTTTTACGAGCGAGAATATGGATCGCTTGGATTGCTTTACTATAACCTTGGCTTAAATGAGCTTTACAGTTCTTGGTGGTACATAACGCTTATCATTATGTTAGCAGTCTCAATTATTGTAGCAAGTTTTGATCGTGGGATTCCGCTTTATAAAGCATTAAAAGCACAACGGGTCACAAGACATCCGCACTTTATGACAAGGCAAAGACTATTTGCCACGACCGAAACAACGCAAGCGGCGTCTGCCGATTTAGAAAAAGTAAAGCAAAACTTAATAAAAAAGCGCTACAAGGTTCGTGAAGAAAATGGCAATCTTTTAGCAGAAAAAAACCGCTTTGCTCGTTGGGGTCCTTACGTAAATCACGTCGGGTTAATTCTCTTTCTAGCGGGCTGCCTCATGCGCTATTTGCCAGGGATGTATGTGGACGCAACGATGTGGGTGCGAGAGGGAGAGCGGGCACCAGTGCCAGAAGCATCCGAATACCTTGTTGAGAACCGTGGTTTTTCAATCAGCTATTACGATGAAGAGGACGAGCGCTTTCAAGAATCGTTTGAGCAAGGCAATTCAATTGTAACAGAGTCCTTTGAAACCGATGCCGTTCTTTATAAGCGCTCAGGAATCTTGGGCGACGATTCCATTGAACAAGTAAAAGAAAAAAACATTCTCGTTAATGATCCGTTACAGTTTGATTCATTTTCCCTCTATCAAACCGATTATCGCGAAAATGAACTTCATGAGATGACGTTTACGCTAGAGCATAAAGAATCAGCTGAAACCTTTGGTGAATTAACCATTAATTTAATTAATCCAGAAGCCGATTATGATTTAGGTGATGGCTATGCTGTTCGGCTAGTGAATTATTTCCCGAATTTCTATATGAATTCGAATAATGAGCCGTCCACCTTAAACAATATTCCGGATAATCCTTATTTTATTTTCGAGATGACAACACCAGAAACGCCTGAAGGAGAAACAAGTGTCGTCGGTATCCAGCAAAATCTTGAACCGTTAGAAGATAATGAGTATAAGATGACGTTTGTTGATGTTGATTTGGCAAATGTAAGTATTTTAACGGTACGAAAAGATGAAACGTTGCCGCTGTTAATTGCTGGAGGAAGTATTTTTATTATTGGTCTTGTACAAGGTTCGTATTGGGCTCATCGACGCATTTGGATCCAGCAGACGAACGATAAAATTTGGGTAGCAGGTCATACAAATCGAAATTGGATGTCGTTCCAAAAGGAAATGAATGAAAGCCTTCAGGACACGAATGTAAACACTCCGATTGACCAAGAAGAGCAGAAAGATTCGGAAAGCTCGAATGAAGATTCGGGGAAAAGAGGAGATAAACATGCTTAG
- the resA gene encoding thiol-disulfide oxidoreductase ResA, which produces MSKKKRTITRLAILLVIAGAIGYTFYANSQSNDGVVRAGDQAENFALRDLNDNRFEMAQQEGKGVFVNFWATYCEPCEREMPHIESIYKEYEDDVEMIAINVDESELTVNSFVSRHNLTFPIAIDSRQEVTRAYGIRPLPATLVIDEHGEVQHYYQGEMTEAMVRDLFEKVVPEG; this is translated from the coding sequence TTGAGCAAAAAAAAGCGTACAATAACTCGTCTTGCGATCTTGCTAGTTATTGCGGGTGCAATTGGCTATACGTTTTATGCCAATTCTCAATCAAATGATGGGGTCGTTCGTGCAGGGGATCAAGCTGAAAACTTTGCTTTGCGTGATTTAAATGACAATCGTTTTGAAATGGCGCAACAAGAAGGCAAAGGGGTCTTCGTAAATTTTTGGGCCACGTATTGTGAACCGTGTGAGCGCGAAATGCCGCATATTGAATCCATTTATAAAGAATACGAAGATGATGTTGAAATGATTGCGATTAATGTGGACGAGTCTGAGTTAACAGTCAATTCGTTCGTTTCTCGTCACAATTTAACGTTTCCCATTGCAATCGATAGTAGACAAGAAGTAACCCGTGCCTATGGAATTCGTCCATTGCCGGCAACACTTGTTATTGATGAGCATGGTGAAGTCCAGCACTATTATCAAGGGGAAATGACTGAAGCAATGGTAAGGGATTTATTTGAAAAGGTAGTACCCGAGGGGTAA
- a CDS encoding pseudouridine synthase, with translation MERLQKVIAQAGVASRRKAEEYITAGRVKVNGKRVTELGVKVNPNKDQVEVDGVPLDKEEPVYYLLYKPTGFISTSNDEKGRKKVTDLIDVPQRIYPVGRLDYDTSGLLLLTNDGDFANLLMHPKFKIEKEYVVKIKGIPDRKELKQLETGVKLDDGVTAPAKVKLLSSDRKKNTSIIRIIIHEGKNRQVRRMMEAFGYEVEKLKRERFSFLTLGNLNPGEYRAIKAIEIKQLKDLAVTKPS, from the coding sequence ATGGAACGATTACAGAAAGTCATCGCTCAAGCAGGCGTGGCATCAAGAAGAAAAGCAGAAGAATACATTACAGCTGGGCGAGTAAAGGTAAACGGAAAACGTGTAACAGAACTAGGGGTAAAAGTGAACCCGAATAAAGATCAAGTAGAAGTGGATGGCGTCCCATTAGATAAAGAAGAACCAGTCTATTACTTACTTTATAAACCAACAGGCTTCATTTCAACATCAAACGATGAAAAAGGTCGAAAAAAAGTAACCGATCTTATCGATGTCCCGCAACGGATTTATCCTGTAGGCCGTCTTGATTACGATACATCAGGGTTGTTGTTATTAACCAACGATGGTGATTTTGCCAATTTGTTAATGCATCCAAAATTTAAGATTGAAAAAGAATACGTTGTAAAGATAAAGGGCATACCTGATCGCAAGGAGCTAAAACAACTTGAGACAGGCGTGAAGCTTGATGATGGTGTAACAGCTCCAGCGAAAGTGAAGTTGCTTTCAAGCGATCGAAAGAAAAACACATCGATTATTCGAATCATTATTCACGAAGGGAAAAACCGTCAAGTTCGTCGAATGATGGAAGCATTTGGCTACGAAGTAGAAAAACTAAAGCGAGAGCGATTTAGTTTTTTAACGTTAGGCAACTTAAATCCAGGTGAGTACCGTGCAATAAAAGCCATTGAAATCAAACAACTAAAAGATTTGGCTGTCACGAAACCGTCATAA
- a CDS encoding spore maturation protein has protein sequence MEWLTALSVWMIPLLIGMVILIATIRKVPTYEVFVSGAKEGFGMSISIIPYLVGMLVAIYVFRASGAMEALVSAMAPVLSWVGVPADIVPLALLRPISGTGALGLMTDLTAVHGPDSYVGRLAATLQGSTDTTFYILTVYFGAVGIKKMGDALKVGLLADLVGIIAAIFIVSLLFGS, from the coding sequence ATGGAATGGTTGACGGCACTATCCGTTTGGATGATTCCACTACTGATCGGGATGGTAATCCTCATTGCTACCATCCGTAAAGTCCCTACTTATGAAGTATTTGTATCTGGCGCGAAAGAAGGATTCGGTATGTCTATCTCGATTATTCCTTATCTTGTCGGCATGCTTGTCGCGATTTATGTATTCCGTGCATCTGGAGCGATGGAAGCCCTTGTGTCGGCGATGGCACCAGTTCTATCATGGGTAGGCGTTCCAGCTGATATTGTTCCGCTTGCTCTACTAAGGCCGATTTCAGGTACAGGTGCGCTCGGTTTAATGACGGATTTAACAGCTGTCCACGGGCCCGATTCTTATGTCGGGCGACTTGCAGCAACGCTTCAAGGAAGCACAGACACGACATTTTACATCTTGACCGTTTATTTTGGAGCGGTCGGAATTAAGAAAATGGGGGATGCTTTAAAAGTTGGACTGCTTGCTGATTTGGTTGGAATTATTGCCGCAATTTTTATTGTTAGCTTATTATTCGGTTCATAA
- a CDS encoding nucleoside recognition domain-containing protein has protein sequence MINYIWAGMLLIGLVYAAVNGTMSEVTEGVFNGAKEAVAICIGLISVLTFWLGLMKVAEKAGLLTQLAKMVHPIARRVFPDVPKDHPAMGYILSNLTANVFGLGNAATPMGIKAMEELKNLNGGKDEASRSMITLLALNTACLTLVPTTVISIRMSYGSEAPTDIVSTTIFASGCAMIGAICIDRFFYYLRSRKGRSS, from the coding sequence ATGATTAATTATATTTGGGCCGGGATGCTTCTTATCGGATTGGTGTACGCAGCGGTTAATGGAACGATGAGTGAAGTGACGGAAGGTGTGTTTAATGGGGCAAAAGAAGCGGTCGCCATTTGTATTGGTCTTATTAGTGTTCTGACGTTTTGGTTAGGCTTGATGAAAGTCGCCGAGAAAGCAGGTCTTTTAACGCAATTAGCAAAAATGGTACATCCGATTGCTAGAAGAGTGTTTCCAGACGTACCGAAAGATCACCCGGCAATGGGGTACATTTTATCAAACTTAACGGCAAATGTATTTGGATTAGGAAATGCGGCTACGCCGATGGGGATTAAGGCAATGGAAGAATTGAAAAACTTAAATGGTGGCAAAGATGAAGCGAGCCGTTCCATGATTACGCTGCTTGCGCTTAATACAGCATGCTTGACCCTTGTCCCCACGACAGTCATTTCAATTCGGATGTCTTATGGTTCTGAGGCGCCAACAGACATCGTTAGTACAACAATTTTTGCATCTGGATGCGCGATGATTGGCGCCATTTGTATTGACCGCTTTTTTTACTATTTGCGTAGTCGAAAAGGGAGGTCGTCTTAA
- a CDS encoding D-alanyl-D-alanine carboxypeptidase family protein translates to MIKKGMISIIICCFLLQILASSVYAKEQVTFPISGQAAVLMEQESGRVLYGKNEHQPLKIASITKIMTAILAIESGKLDETVLISKNAEGTEGSSLYLVSGEKMKLEDLVYGLMMRSGNDAAMAIAEHVGGSVEGFVYMMNEKAEEIGMSHTLFRNPHGLDTHEDHLSSAYDMALLTQYAMENETYQTISSTKKYRSQGENVRVFHNKNRLLTEKYDYSTGGKTGYTKLAKRTLVSTASKDGLDLITVTLNDPNDWDDHMNLFNWGFRHFQLHTLIEAGPVQVDTKDAYTDHLTIKHPVIYPLTTEERSAIQPKLEIVHPPTQPLSDEERTKPVGTLKFIANGEEMESTPLYYEEGEEEKERSFWEKIRQLFSIVVGAGSR, encoded by the coding sequence ATGATAAAAAAAGGCATGATTAGCATCATTATCTGTTGCTTCTTATTACAAATACTAGCCAGCAGTGTGTATGCAAAAGAGCAAGTGACTTTTCCAATATCCGGACAGGCTGCTGTTTTAATGGAGCAAGAATCTGGTCGTGTTCTTTATGGGAAAAATGAACACCAGCCTTTGAAAATCGCTAGTATTACAAAGATTATGACGGCCATTTTAGCGATTGAATCTGGCAAGCTAGATGAAACAGTTCTCATATCAAAAAACGCTGAGGGAACAGAAGGGTCGTCTCTTTATTTAGTCTCAGGGGAAAAAATGAAACTTGAAGACTTAGTCTACGGTTTAATGATGAGAAGCGGGAATGACGCAGCGATGGCTATTGCTGAACACGTTGGGGGAAGTGTAGAAGGATTTGTGTATATGATGAATGAAAAAGCTGAAGAGATTGGGATGTCTCATACACTTTTTCGGAATCCACATGGATTAGATACACATGAAGATCATTTATCAAGTGCGTATGATATGGCGCTTTTAACCCAATATGCAATGGAAAATGAAACGTATCAAACAATTTCCTCAACAAAAAAATACCGTTCACAAGGAGAGAATGTTCGTGTGTTTCACAACAAAAATCGGTTGCTTACTGAAAAGTACGATTATTCAACTGGCGGGAAAACAGGTTATACAAAATTAGCAAAACGAACGCTCGTGTCAACGGCGAGTAAAGACGGCCTTGATTTAATTACGGTGACGTTAAATGACCCTAATGATTGGGACGACCATATGAATTTATTTAATTGGGGGTTTCGTCACTTTCAGCTTCATACATTAATTGAAGCTGGTCCTGTGCAAGTAGATACTAAGGATGCTTATACCGATCATTTAACTATTAAACACCCAGTTATTTACCCATTAACGACTGAAGAAAGAAGCGCAATTCAACCAAAACTTGAAATTGTACATCCTCCTACCCAGCCGCTAAGTGACGAGGAGCGGACGAAGCCAGTAGGCACATTGAAATTTATCGCGAATGGCGAAGAAATGGAAAGCACTCCGCTTTACTATGAAGAAGGCGAGGAGGAGAAAGAACGATCGTTTTGGGAGAAAATTAGGCAGCTATTTTCCATTGTCGTTGGAGCTGGTTCAAGATGA
- the spoVAE gene encoding stage V sporulation protein AE, giving the protein MIFLWAFLIGGTICVIGQLLMDVCKLTPAHTMSTLVVSGAVLAGFGLYEPLVDFAGAGATVPITSFGNSLVQGAMEEADQVGLIGIITGIFEITSAGISAAIIFGFIAALVFKPKG; this is encoded by the coding sequence ATGATCTTCTTATGGGCCTTTTTAATTGGTGGAACGATTTGTGTCATTGGACAATTATTAATGGATGTGTGTAAATTAACGCCGGCACATACGATGTCAACTCTTGTTGTAAGTGGGGCTGTATTAGCAGGGTTTGGTTTATATGAACCCCTCGTTGACTTTGCAGGTGCAGGTGCAACGGTTCCCATTACGAGCTTCGGGAACTCCCTCGTACAAGGAGCGATGGAAGAAGCGGATCAAGTAGGATTAATCGGAATTATAACGGGAATTTTTGAAATCACAAGTGCGGGGATATCCGCTGCAATTATTTTTGGGTTTATTGCCGCTCTTGTATTTAAACCAAAAGGATAA
- the spoVAD gene encoding stage V sporulation protein AD, which yields MLVGKQSWRFDSHPVIVSTGTVGGPFEGNGAIPEAFDLLHDDMWIGEKSFEKAQTMLVEGAVTTALKKASVKKEDVNFLLAGDLVNQLTPSSFAGRSLAIPYLGMFGACSTSMEGLALGSFLVNGGGANQIVSVASSHNAATEKQFRYPTEYGGQKPPTAQWTATAAGAALVAKTGDGPIVTGATMGKVIDMGLSDPFNMGGAMAPAAADTIEAHFKEFNRGPDDYDLIVTGDLGQIGLPICRDLLKQKGYELGHDRFQDCGLMLYKENQPVIAGASGPGCSAVVTYGHLLNQVKSGQLNRLLVVATGALLSPLSFQQKESIPCIAHAVVIESQKGAH from the coding sequence ATGTTAGTGGGAAAACAAAGCTGGCGGTTTGATTCTCATCCAGTCATTGTATCAACAGGTACAGTAGGTGGACCGTTTGAAGGAAATGGAGCAATTCCGGAAGCGTTTGATTTGCTTCATGATGACATGTGGATTGGCGAAAAATCATTTGAGAAAGCACAAACGATGCTTGTTGAAGGCGCCGTCACGACCGCATTAAAAAAAGCATCAGTAAAGAAAGAAGATGTTAATTTTTTGCTTGCTGGAGATCTTGTGAACCAGTTGACGCCTTCTAGTTTTGCTGGACGTTCACTTGCCATTCCTTATTTAGGAATGTTTGGGGCATGTTCAACATCAATGGAAGGTTTAGCACTAGGGTCTTTTTTAGTAAATGGTGGTGGCGCGAATCAAATAGTTAGCGTGGCTTCTAGTCATAATGCTGCAACAGAAAAACAGTTCCGCTATCCAACCGAATATGGCGGTCAAAAACCGCCAACCGCTCAATGGACTGCAACAGCTGCAGGTGCGGCTTTAGTAGCGAAAACAGGTGATGGTCCGATCGTAACCGGAGCGACAATGGGCAAGGTAATTGATATGGGCTTGTCGGATCCGTTTAATATGGGTGGCGCAATGGCTCCAGCGGCAGCAGATACCATTGAAGCTCATTTTAAAGAATTTAATCGTGGACCAGATGACTATGATTTAATTGTTACTGGAGATTTAGGCCAGATTGGTTTGCCGATTTGCCGTGACTTACTTAAGCAAAAAGGATATGAATTAGGTCATGATCGCTTTCAAGACTGTGGATTAATGCTTTACAAAGAAAATCAACCTGTCATTGCAGGTGCAAGTGGACCAGGATGTTCAGCGGTTGTCACATACGGGCACTTGCTAAATCAAGTGAAATCCGGTCAACTCAATCGTCTACTCGTTGTGGCGACTGGCGCGCTATTGTCTCCTCTATCTTTTCAACAGAAAGAATCCATTCCGTGCATCGCTCATGCGGTCGTAATTGAATCGCAAAAGGGGGCACATTAA
- the spoVAC gene encoding stage V sporulation protein AC: protein MAKKKLTEDQQQYQTLAKQYEKKRPVLKNSIIAFLIGGSICLIGQCLQVFYYTFFDFTEKTASNPTVATLIFVATLITGLGFYDRIAQFAGAGTAVPVTGFANSVASAAIEHRTEGYVLGVGGNMFKLAGSVIVFGTVAAFVIALVKTLLIKAGVM, encoded by the coding sequence ATGGCTAAGAAAAAACTTACAGAGGATCAACAGCAGTACCAAACGTTGGCAAAACAATATGAGAAAAAACGCCCAGTCTTGAAAAATAGCATCATTGCTTTTTTAATTGGGGGCTCGATTTGTTTAATTGGTCAATGTTTACAAGTATTTTATTACACGTTCTTTGATTTTACAGAAAAGACCGCGAGTAACCCAACCGTAGCCACGTTGATTTTCGTTGCTACACTTATCACTGGCTTAGGATTTTATGATCGAATTGCTCAATTTGCGGGTGCAGGTACAGCGGTTCCTGTTACAGGCTTTGCAAATTCCGTTGCTTCAGCGGCGATTGAGCACCGGACAGAAGGCTATGTGTTAGGTGTAGGTGGAAACATGTTTAAATTAGCAGGTTCTGTTATCGTTTTTGGAACAGTGGCTGCTTTTGTCATTGCTCTTGTCAAAACACTCTTAATAAAAGCAGGGGTGATGTAA
- a CDS encoding DUF421 domain-containing protein produces MHSYISLTTELIIGFFALLILSKVLGKNQITQLTPFDFISALVVGELLGNAIYDENINLVYVLYAIFIWGSLIYSIEMITQKFRFTRGLLEGSPSIIIAKGRIQYDELRKNKLDLNQLQHLMREKGVFSIREVQYGILETNGTVNIQRKQAYNTPVNQQLEIFDKEPSLPVPLIMDGEIIYEGLKQINQTEEWLKKQIEHRGFLSHQAIFYAEWLDDQPLYMQNYTP; encoded by the coding sequence ATGCATAGCTATATATCCTTAACAACCGAGTTGATCATTGGTTTTTTTGCGCTCTTAATCTTATCGAAAGTACTTGGAAAAAACCAAATTACCCAGCTTACTCCGTTTGATTTCATTTCCGCTCTCGTAGTCGGGGAACTCTTAGGAAATGCGATTTATGATGAAAACATTAATCTTGTTTATGTGCTATACGCCATTTTTATATGGGGCTCTTTAATTTATTCAATTGAAATGATCACTCAAAAATTTCGATTCACACGAGGGTTACTTGAAGGATCTCCCTCCATTATTATTGCAAAAGGACGTATTCAGTATGATGAATTGCGGAAGAATAAATTAGACTTGAATCAATTGCAGCACCTTATGAGAGAAAAAGGGGTCTTCTCCATTCGAGAAGTTCAGTACGGCATTTTAGAAACAAACGGCACGGTTAACATCCAGCGCAAACAGGCTTACAATACACCGGTAAACCAGCAACTCGAAATTTTTGATAAAGAGCCTAGTCTCCCTGTTCCGTTAATTATGGATGGCGAAATTATTTATGAAGGATTGAAACAAATTAATCAAACGGAAGAATGGTTAAAAAAACAAATTGAGCATCGAGGTTTTTTAAGCCATCAAGCGATTTTCTATGCAGAGTGGCTTGATGATCAACCACTTTATATGCAGAACTATACGCCATAA
- a CDS encoding phasin family protein, translated as MAMRDVLNNVYSLGVGAASASKEQIERTVNDLVQRGEVKRSESNQLVDDLMEKGKKAQNEIESMISERVKQYLVSMDVATQAEVDALKARVAILEKTMNEKEQTESKND; from the coding sequence ATGGCAATGAGAGATGTATTAAATAATGTTTATTCTTTAGGGGTCGGAGCAGCTTCAGCAAGTAAAGAACAAATTGAAAGAACGGTTAACGACCTTGTGCAAAGAGGAGAAGTAAAGCGGTCTGAATCCAATCAACTTGTTGATGATTTAATGGAAAAAGGAAAAAAAGCGCAAAATGAAATTGAATCGATGATTAGCGAACGGGTAAAACAATATTTAGTCTCGATGGATGTGGCAACGCAAGCGGAAGTAGACGCCTTAAAAGCGCGAGTTGCGATTTTAGAGAAAACGATGAATGAAAAAGAACAAACCGAATCAAAAAATGATTAA
- a CDS encoding AarF/ABC1/UbiB kinase family protein, with translation MLKKRMRYLSRYQDIITALYHYGFGQIVRDMGLLERRKRTRSKNKTKKDSDLTVAKRIRLLLEELGPTFIKLGQLASTRADLFPQHVLNELEELQDNVPSFSYREAKEILEEELDAPIEQLFRSFNPEPLAAASIGQVHEAELPTGESVVVKIRRPHIQHTIETDLAILEDLLELAEDRIAWVKKFRLIDLFHEFASALKQEINYKNEAQNAERIKRQSKDETTMYSPIIYSAYSSMKVLTMSKVEGTKITEATYEKGYDQELVAERFATGMFEQIFVHGFFHGDPHPGNIFVTKNNDIILIDFGMVGRLSDDMRHSLALLVQGLKSRHTDRVMEALFAMDIVHEDVDRPRLHDDLDYLRLKYYDVPMAEISIGEAVQDLFAVANQHDCLIPPDLTMLGKALLAVESIVSHLAPSIAIIDIVEPFGRILIKERYDPRRYARKIQKETQDSFHTIRLLPKDVSNTLKEIRDGKLKVSISIGEIKDLIKKVDRISNKLAFSVVLLSFSIIMAGVIIGGSLTAEPTILLQIPAIEIGLTITSLMFLWIIWAIFRSGRF, from the coding sequence ATGCTGAAAAAAAGAATGCGGTACCTTTCAAGGTATCAAGACATTATAACAGCGCTCTATCACTATGGCTTTGGTCAAATTGTCCGAGACATGGGTTTACTTGAACGACGAAAGCGAACACGTTCAAAAAATAAAACGAAAAAAGACTCTGATCTCACAGTAGCAAAACGGATACGTCTACTTTTGGAAGAGTTAGGACCCACATTTATTAAACTTGGTCAACTAGCGAGTACACGTGCTGATCTTTTCCCTCAGCACGTGCTTAATGAGTTGGAAGAGCTTCAAGATAATGTTCCGAGCTTTTCTTACCGTGAAGCGAAAGAGATTTTAGAAGAAGAACTTGATGCTCCAATCGAGCAACTTTTTCGCTCTTTTAATCCAGAACCCCTTGCGGCTGCTTCAATTGGGCAAGTACATGAAGCCGAACTACCTACTGGTGAATCGGTAGTTGTTAAAATTCGTCGCCCTCATATTCAGCATACAATTGAAACTGACTTAGCTATTCTTGAAGATTTATTAGAACTAGCGGAAGATCGCATTGCGTGGGTGAAAAAATTTCGCTTAATTGACTTGTTTCATGAATTTGCTAGCGCGTTAAAACAAGAAATTAATTATAAAAACGAAGCGCAAAACGCAGAGCGAATTAAACGTCAATCAAAAGATGAAACCACCATGTACTCTCCGATTATCTATTCTGCTTACTCATCAATGAAAGTGCTGACGATGTCAAAAGTAGAGGGAACCAAAATTACAGAAGCTACATACGAAAAAGGATATGATCAAGAATTAGTCGCTGAACGCTTTGCTACAGGTATGTTTGAGCAAATCTTTGTTCACGGTTTTTTCCATGGTGATCCGCACCCAGGAAACATTTTCGTCACCAAAAACAATGATATTATCTTAATCGATTTCGGCATGGTTGGCCGCTTATCAGACGACATGCGCCATAGCTTAGCGCTGTTAGTTCAAGGATTAAAAAGTCGACATACCGACCGTGTGATGGAAGCATTATTTGCAATGGATATTGTGCATGAAGATGTCGACCGACCACGTTTGCACGATGATTTGGATTACTTGCGATTAAAATATTATGATGTGCCGATGGCGGAGATTTCAATCGGCGAAGCAGTACAAGACTTGTTCGCCGTTGCGAACCAACATGATTGTTTAATCCCGCCAGATTTAACCATGCTTGGAAAAGCTCTATTAGCGGTAGAATCAATTGTTTCCCATCTTGCACCATCGATTGCAATTATTGATATTGTTGAACCGTTTGGTCGAATCTTAATAAAAGAACGCTATGATCCTCGTCGATATGCTCGCAAGATTCAAAAAGAAACGCAGGATAGCTTTCATACGATTCGTTTATTACCAAAGGACGTTAGCAATACGCTTAAGGAAATTCGTGATGGAAAATTAAAAGTATCCATTTCGATTGGGGAAATAAAAGACTTAATTAAAAAAGTAGACCGCATTAGCAATAAACTCGCTTTCTCCGTTGTGTTACTGTCTTTTAGTATTATAATGGCTGGCGTCATTATTGGTGGATCGCTTACTGCTGAACCAACAATCTTATTGCAAATTCCGGCAATTGAAATTGGTTTAACCATTACATCGCTCATGTTTCTATGGATTATATGGGCAATATTCCGTTCAGGCAGGTTTTAG